The Heliorestis convoluta genome includes the window GTGTTCTAGCCGGTCCAGAGAAAAAGTCACGAGTTATCAGTGATTATGAGAAAAAGCTAGTAAGCTACCATGAAGCGGGCCATGCTCTTGTTGGAGGTTTGCTGGAACATACCGACCCAGTCCATAAGATTTCCATCATTCCACGAGGTCGTGCTGGCGGCTATACCCTCTTATTGCCTGAAGAAGATCGTCACTATATGACAAAATCACAAATTCTTGACCAAGTAACAATGCTGCTTGCGGGTCGGGTCGCTGAAGCACTGGTACTAAAAGAAGTATCGACAGGCGCATCGAATGACTTAGAACGGGCTACAGACTTGGTTCGTAAGATAATTACAGAATACGGCATGTCCGAAGAGCTAGGTCCTCTTACCTTCGGTCATAAGCAAGAAGCGGTATTCTTAGGTCGTGACATGGTGCGAGATCGCAACTACTCTGAAGCTGTTGCTTTCTCAATCGATAAAGAAGCTCGACGCATCATTGAAGAATCTTATGAAAAAGCCAAGAGCCTGCTACAATCGAATATGGATACGTTACATTTAATTGCTAAAACCCTGATGGAAAAAGAAACAATCGAAGCATCTGAGTTTGCTGAATTACTTCAAAACGCTTCGACCGTAAATCTTAAAAAATAAGGGAAGCAAGCTTTTGCTTCCCTTATTTATTTTACATGATAGTAAAGATCGAAGGAGAGAACGACAATGGAACGGACCTATCTAATGATTAAGCCAGATGCAGTACAAAGAGGCTTAGTAGGGGACATCATCAGTCGCTTTGAGAAAAAGGGATTTAAGCTTGTAGCTATGAAGTTTATCCGCTTGACGCAAGAAATGGCTGAGAAGCATTATGGCGAACATGCAGACAAGCCTTTTTTCGCAGGACTTGTTCAGTACATCACATCAGGACCTGTTGTAGCTATGGCCTGGGAAGGCAATGATGTTGTTGCAGTATCTAGAGAAATGATGGGTGCAACCCATCCTGCCAAAGCAGCTCCTGGAACGATTCGAGGAACCTATGCTGTTGATATTGGACGCAACGTCATTCATGGTTCCGACTCTGTCGCTTCTGCTGAGAAAGAATTAGCCATTTACTTCGAAGAAGCTGAATTTGTGCAGTGGGATCGGACTGTAGAGAGTTGGATTGTTGAATAAGAGATTACTACGAAAAAGCAGCCCTATACGAAAGAGGGCTGCTTTTTTTTCTAAAGATCCTTTTCCTAACTTCGTCTTTTCTTAAGAAAGCAGGAAGATAAGTCTTTATGGAGAACTACTACAATAACTACAATACTAAAGTCCTATCTTAATCGTGTAGTGTAAATAGGTGTTCTTTAGAAGTTGAAAAGGTATAATAACTAGAGTAATGTAGAATGTGTGGTAACACTCCACAATAGCAAACGGAGGGAACATCGAGAGATGAAAGAGAACATTCAAATGCTGAATGGCCAAGTGACAGTACGACTCACAGGAACTGTTTCTGTTAAAGAAGCGACAGCACTTCGAGAAGCACTTCTTGAGTATGTAGAGAAAGGTCACAGTCGATTTATTATCAACATGGAAAGCCTTGATTTTATCGATAGTGCGGGACTGGGTGTCTTAGTGGCCATCCACAAGCGAGCTCGCCAACAAGGTGGCGAACTCATCTTACAAGGAATTAAAGGAATGGTTAAAGAAGTCTTTGAACTAACTCGATTAACGAAGGTTTTTAATATTCAGTAAGAGCAGGATTGTCCCAATTAAGACTGACCGTGCTTTACAAATTTGTTATTGCTTATATATACTGTAAACAAAATACCTATATTAATCTTTTCTATTGTCAAAAAGGAGCAACTTCATGAATCGCTATTACCGTATCTGGCGCATTACCAGCATGTTTATTTCCTTTTTTATTCAAGTTTGGTGGTATAAGAAACGGGAAGAGCGGTTAGGAAAGCGCGCAATGGCACCAAAATGGACTGAATTGTATCAAAGCATGGCCCATCGTTTTTGTCAAACGGCAGTTCAGTTGGGTGGCTTGTTGATCAAAGCAGGGCAGTTTTTTGCCACGCGCGTAGATTTATTACCTTCGGAGATGACAAATGAGCTTTCGCAGCTACAAGACGCAGTACCACCGGCACCCTTTGATCATGTGCAAAAGACGATTCATGAAGAACTAGGAAAGCCTATTAACGAAATATTTAGCAGCTTTGAAGAAACAGCACTTGCAGCTGCTTCCTTAGGTCAAGTACACCAAGCCTACCTACCAAAAGGTGAAAAAGTAGCTGTAAAAATCTTACGACCTAAGATTCACCAGATTATTCATGCTGATTTTGCAGCCATACGTATTACAATGGCCTTGGCCAAATGGTTTACTGACATGCCAAAGCAGTTAGATTTAGATGCTATTTATCGGGAAATGCACCAGACTTTCTCTGATGAGTTAGACTATCGCTTAGAGATTCGAAATGCAGAACGTTTTCGCAGTAATTTTGCACAATTTGAGAATATATACATACCTCGTATGTATAAGAGCCACTCTACTTCTAAAGTCTTGACAATGGAATTTATTGAGGGGCAGAAGATTGACAACTATGATTTCTTAAAAAAACATAATATAGATCGCGCCGAGCTAGGTAGGAGATTGGTTCAGTCTTACTTGCACCAGGTTATCGTTGATGGTTTTTTTCATGCCGATCCACACCAAGGAAATCTTTACGTAAAAGAAGATGGCACTCTTGTATTTCTAGATTTTGGAATGGTAGGCGAGATTTCTAGTACGACCAAGGAAAACTTAAAGAATTTACTTTTTTCTGTTGTAGAACGAGATAGTGAAAAAATGGTTGATGCCATGGCTAATTTGGGATTTTTACGTCCCAATGCCAATCGCAACCTTGTACGAAAAGCAATGGAGTTTTTTTTAGAGAATCATACTCCTGACCAAATGAAAGAAATGGAAAAGACAAAAAATTTAGGTCCCATCGCGGCAGAACTTCGTGAATTTGTCTATGATCAACCAATGCAAATTCCTGCTAACTTAATTTTTATGGGTCGAGCAGGTGTTACAGCTTCAGGCGTTGCTTTTGGCTTAGATCCAACGATGGGAGCAGAAGTTGCAGCACCTTATATCAAAAAGCTAATGGACGATACAGACGGTGGCTTAACCAACGTCGTATTAAAAAAAGTAAAAAATTATGGAGCTACCTTAATTGGCTTGCCAACCTTGTTAAATCGCACCTTAAAAAAAGCAGACTTAGGTGAAATATACGTTAAGGTTGGGAATCTTGGTGATATTCAACGAGCTGTACTTTTTCAGACTCGCCTGGCCAATCGGCTCGTTCTCGCTTTATTGACTTCAACAGCTACCATTTGTGCTGTGCTCTTTTATACACAAAATTTCTATGAAGAAGCTCGTGGAACGGCGGCAATTGCTGCCTTATTAGGACTCCTGCTTTTGTGGCACTCTCGCAAAAAGCCAAGAGACTCCAGTCAACCTTTTCATCGCAATGGTCCATTCTAAATAATGAAGGAGGTGAGCCTTACGTGAGCGAAGCTCAAAAGAGTTGTCAGCAAGATTTTTCATCAGAAGAAGGTGAAAAGAAAAAAAGCTGTAGTCCTTGGGAGTTTTCCATCAAAGAGACAGAAGAGGGCTTTACTATCAACATTAAAGGCGATAAAGAAAGATTAAAAGCACGTCGAGAAGCCATAGAGGCTTTTAAGGAGTTTCAAACGAAAGCAAAAAAAGCTGGGTTTTATCATCCTTTTTTCCAATTTTTCTCTCAATACGATCGTAAAAAATAATATAAGATTCTATAAGGTTGACATGTTAAGCAGGAGCATCGCAATGGCGTTGCTCCTTATTTTTATCGAGGAGCTAAAAAAGATGAATTTTTTAGTTACAGGAGGCACCGGTTTTGTAGGCAAAGCGCTTGTGACTAGGCTTCTAGAAGAAGGACATCAAGTGTGGGTCCCAACCCGCCGGAGAGAGGAAAGCAGGACTGCTTCACTGCACTACCTAGCTATTCCAAGAGAAGGAGAGCTACTTCCAGTTTCAACAATGAGAGCCTTAGATGGCATAATCAATCTAGCCGGTGAGAACATAGCAGGGAAACGTTGGTCACCAGAAGTAAAAAGAGAACTAAGACAGAGCCGTATCACCATGACAAGAAGCATTGTAGAAAGCTTACGAGAACTAGAAAAGCAAAATAGCTTGGAAGGGATAATGAAGAAGCAGCCTTTTTTGCTCAGTGCTTCTGCCGTAGGCTACTATGGAACTTCGAGAGCTCATGTTTTTACGGAAGATAGTAAAGTCGGGAAAGGTTTTTTGGCCCATCTTTGTCAGGACTGGGAACGAGAAGCTTTGGTTGCCCGGGACTTTGGTGTAAAAGTTGCTTTGCTTCGCTTTGGTCTTGTTCTAGGTCCCCATGGAGGCGTGTTAAAAAAAATGGACTTACCTTTTCAATTTGGGGCTGGTGGTATTATTGGAGACGGCGAGCAATGGATTTCCTGGATTCATCGGGACGACCTCATTAAGAGTATTTTTTTTATTATGGAAAAAGAGCTAGAAGGACCCTTGAACATAGTGAGCCCGCAGCCTTTGCTGATGAGAGACTTTATGAAGGGGCTAGGCAAAGTGTTAGGCCGACCTGCTTGGACAAAGTTACCCTCTCCAATGGCACGACTTTTCTTTGGTGAGATGGCAGAAGAATTGTTACTAGAAGGACAACAAGTAATGCCTTCACGCTTGCAAGAAAAAGGCTATACTTTTATCTATCGCGATATAGAAGAAGCTCTGCGAGCAATCTATAACAAATGAGTAAAAAGCTATTGGACTTGTTATCGAAGGCGCGTATAATGAAAAAGATCAGAATGAAATATTTACAAAGGCTAGGTGAAAAAGGCCATGGAAAACCTAAAAGTGGGACTAAAGTCCATCAAAGAAGAAGTAGTGACAGAAGTGAAGACAGCCAAAAGCTATGGTTCCGGTGGTGTTGATGTTTATGCAACACCGGCCATGATTGGTCTTATGGAAGGGGCCGCACTATCTGCCGTCGATCCGCTCTTGCCGGAAGGAATGGCCACTGTAGGGATTCATTTGGATGTAGCCCACCTGGCGGCTACCCCTGTAGGGATGAAAGTCCGTGCTGAAGCGGAGGTCATTGCTATTGAGGGCAAAAAAATAACTTTTCATATCCATGCTTATGATGACGTTGAAAAGATCGGAGAAGGTCGTCATCAACGCTTTATTATCTCACTCGATAAATTCATGGCTAAGAATGCAGCCAAAGGGGAAAAAGCGTAAAAATAAGGAGTGAGTGATTGTGAAGTCCGATATACAGATCGCACAAGAAGCAACATTGCAGCCTGTGATGAAAATTGCTGAGAAACTATCGATTCCTGCTGAAGAAGTAGAGCTTTATGGCAATTATAAAGCTAAAATTTCTCTACAAGCTTTTGATCGACTTCGGGAGCAAGCAGAAGGAAAGCTCATTCTCGTTACTGCTATTAATCCAACGCCAGCAGGAGAAGGTAAAACAACAACCACAGTTGGCTTAGGAGATGCTTTGCAACAATTGGGGAAAAAAGTTGTTATCGCTTTACGTGAGCCTTCTCTTGGGCCGAGCTTCGGCGTAAAAGGCGGTGCTGCCGGCGGCGGCTATGCCCAGGTTGTGCCCATGGAAGATATCAACCTTCATTTTACCGGTGACTTTCATGCGATTACATCGGCCCATAACTTGTTGGCTGCTATGATTGATAATAGCTTACATCAAGGCAATCCCTTAAATATCGATCCTCGTCAAGTTGTTTTTCGCCGTGTAGTAGACTTAAATGATCGAGCCTTACGCAATACGATAGTGGGCTTAGGTGGACGGACCGATGGTGTTCCTAGGGAGTCAGGCTTTGATATTACCGTCGCTTCTGAACTAATGGCCATCCTTTGCCTGTCCAAAGATCTACAGGATATGAAAGAGCGTTTTGCACGCATTGTAGTCGCTTACACCTATGAAGGAACGCCTGTGACAGCGGCAGACTTAGAAGCACAGGGCTCTATGGCTGTTTTAATGAAAGACGCAATCAAGCCCAACTTGGTACAAACCTTAGAGCACACACCTGCTTTTCTTCATGGCGGACCTTTTGCGAACATTGCCCATGGTTGTAACTCCGTAATGGCTACACAATTGGCTCTCAAGCTGGGGGACTACTGCGTAACAGAAGCCGGCTTTGGTGCTGACTTAGGTGCGGAGAAATTCTTTAACTTAAAGTGTCGCTTTGCAGGTCTAAAGCCTGCTTGTACCGTTGTTGTCGCTACGGTTCGAGCTTTAAAATCCCATGGCGGTGTGAAAAAAGAAGATCTGAACAAAGAAAACGTAGAAGCTTTAGCAAAAGGCTTTGAGAATCTAGAAAAACATGTTGAAAATGTGGCCAAATTTGGTGTGCCTGCAGTCGTTGCAATTAACGCATTTCCCACAGATACCAAAGCAGAACTGGACTTTCTCTATCAACGTTGTGCTGAATTGGGTATCGAAGTGGCTTTATCAGAAGTATGGGCCAAAGGTGGACAAGGTGGCGTAGAGCTGGCAGAAAAAGTGGTAAGAACGATTGAGACCAAAGCATCGAACTTTCAGGTTCTTTATGAAAGTACAGAACCGCTCAAAGAAAAGATTCGAAAAATCGTGACAGAAGTATATGGTGGTAATGATGTTGTTTTCACAGCAGAAGCAGAAAAACATATCAACCGCTTTAACGATCTCGGCTATCGCGATCTTCCCATTTGTATGGCGAAGACACAATACTCTCTTTCTGATGATATGACCAAAATTGGTAGACCGAAAGACTTTACAGTAACCGTTCGAGAAGTAAGGCTTTCGGCGGGTGCTGGTTTTCTCGTTGTGATCACCGGCTCTATCATGACCATGCCTGGTTTACCCAAACGTCCTGCAGCTTGCGCCATTGATATTGATGACCAAGGCAAGATCGTAGGTCTATTTTAAGCAAGAAAAACCCCGGACCAATGGCAGTCCGGGGTTTTTCTTAAAATAGGCGTTTCCATTATGGAGGGAAGAAGAAGGATTGAAGCGAATTGAAGATATTCTAGAACATCCACTTTTTCAGCAATGTCTGAAAGAAAATGAAAAATGGGAAGCACAAAGACCTTTTTGTCACCATAATCTCGATCATCTTATTGATGTAGCGCGCATTGCCTATGCCATGGCTCTTGAAATGGAGGACTTTTCTTCTTTTTCCAAAGGGCTAGGCCATTGCTGCAGAAATCAAACGAAAGAAGTGATTTATGCAGCGGCTATCTTGCATGACATGGGCAAGTGGAAACAGTACGAGGAAGGATTGGATCATGCTATAGTCGGTGCCCACTATTGTGAGAATGTGCTTATGGAATGTGGCTTTACAGCCTTAGAAAGAGAGAGTATTGCTGAGGCCATTCGATGTCACCGCCATAAATGGAAGGGTGTTAGCAAGACTTTTTTGGGTTCTATTCTCGCGTTGGCCGACTTCCACTCTCGACTCTGTTTTCGCTGTGCTATGCAAGAAGAATGCAACTGGCCAGAACGTAAGCAGCGAAAGCTGATATATTAATGCTTCTTAGTTGAGAAAGGAACGATAGGATGGGACCTGTCCAAATCTTACAGATTCATGAACGACAAAAAATCTACGATCTCATCGCAGAAACAGGCTGTGATCCTGCAGGCACTGCTTTAATGGTACCGAAAGCCCTTCAATATTTAATTCGTATTGCTGAGGTGCCAGCGAAAGCTGCGAACTTATTAAAACAAGAAATGCTAGCAAAAGGTGGCGACTGCGCCGTTTCTCGTCGTACCTGCTCATTAGAAGTAGAGACGACGACGGCTATTTTAATTGGTACGGAAAAACAGTACAAAGCACTTTTGCAGAAACTAAAAATGCAACCTTTTGGGTTGCCTGCTGTGGGAGAACAGATTCGACTTGCTTTACAACGATATGAACAAAGTCGCTATCGCGATCTAAGTTGTAGAGGTAAGACGATAACTCTTGGCAACAGAACGCAAATCATGGGGATCCTGAATCTTACACCGGATAGTTTTTCCGATGGTGGTTCTTATAACGATATCGAAAAAGCATTGCAGAAAATGGAAGAAATGATTGCAGAAGGGGCAGACATTATTGACGTAGGCGCTGAATCGACTCGGCCAGGGGCGGTAGCTTTAACAGCGGAAGAAGAAATAGAGAGACTTAAACCCTTCTTGCCAGAACTGGTGCGTCATTGTCCTGTTCCGATTTCTATTGATACGTACAAAAGCAAGGTGGCGCGCTTTGCCCTTGAACAGGGGGTTCATATTCTCAACGATGTCTGGGGCCTTCGACATGATCGAGAAATAGCTTCATTGGCAGCCTATTACGGCGTCCCTTTGATTTTGATGCACAATCAAATCGAAACAAACTATAAAGATCTAATGGCAGAAATCATCAAAGCCCTTGAAGAAGCCATAGAGTGGGCTCTACAAGCGCAAGTACCGGAGGAAGCCCTGGTGGTTGATCCGGGCATTGGATTTGGTAAAACGTATGAGCAAAACCTCGAAGTAATGGCACGATTGTCAGAGTTTCGAGTGCTGGGTAAGCCGATCCTCTTGGGAACATCTCGCAAATCACTCATTGGAAATACCTTGCATTTGCCTGTTACAGAGCGCCTAGAAGGAACTTTAGCTACATCTGTTTATGGCATTATGTCAGGTGCTGATATTCTACGCGTTCACGATATACAAGCCCATGTAAGGGCTGCCAAAATGACAGATGCACTTGTAAGGAGGGTTAAGTGATGACAGCTTCCTATACTAGGGATAAAATCTTTCTTAAAGCCATGGACTTTTATGGCTATCACGGCGTGCTCGAAGCAGAAAGAGTGCTCGGACAGCCTTTTCAAGTCGATGTAACGTTAGAAGTAGATTTACAAGGCGCGGGATTAAGAGACAACCTACATGAAACGATCAACTATGCGCAAATCTATGAAGAAGTGCGCCACATTATGGAGGGAGAGCCGCGAGCCCTTCTAGAGGCAGTGGCAGAAACGATTGCTGCTACAATTCTTCAAGGCTATCGCTTGGTGAACGCAGTAACAGTCAAAGTTGCTAAAATGAAAGCACCGATTGCAGGGCATTTTCAATCGATGGCTGTAGAAATCCATCGTGCTATAAATAGAGCCTATATTGGACTGGGAAGCAACCTAGGCGAAAAAGAGAAAAACTTAGAAAAAGCCTTAGTCGCTTTACAGTATAACCCTTCTATCCTTTTGCAAAATTACTCTTCCTGGTATTTGACACAGCCGGTGGGCTTTACGGAGCAAGATGCTTTTCTCAATGGCATTGCCGTTGTTGATACCTGGTTATCTCCGCAAGAATTGCTTCACTTTCTGCTAACAACGGAAGATCAGATGGGGCGTCAAAGAAAAGAAAGATGGGGACCACGCACGCTCGACCTGGATTTGCTTTTATATGGAAAAGAAGTCATAGACAGCGAAAATTTGATCGTACCTCATGAAAGAATGTACGAAAGAGCTTTTGTTCTTGTCCCTTTTTACGAAATTGCTCCGAACTGGATACATCCCAGTGGAATTACGACAAAGAAATATTTGGAACGATTGGAAGATGAGCAACCTACGGTATTGCAAGTACCGAAAGAGTCCATTAAAATATAGGTATTTGGCATAGCTTGTACCTACGCTTTTGTCAAAGAAAATCGGAATAGAATGATGATGCAAGAGTCCTGTTGCGAAGGTATGCCGCTTGGAGCCCTCAGGGACCGAGACGGACAAGTAGGAAAGCAGGCCTTTTTTTCACTTGTTGAGAAGCCTCCTTTTTCTTGCCCTGTCTTTTATGTTGCGGTTATAGAAGAAAGGAGGTTTTTCTATGCTGATTTTGCGCACCATTGCTGAGATGCGAGATTGGGTGCGGACTCGTCGTCAAGAAGGAAAAAGCATTGCGCTGGTACCTACGATGGGATATCTCCATCAAGGGCATGTTACGCTTCTTGAAAGAGCAAGGAAAGATTGCGAACACCTTGTTCTAAGTATTTTTGTCAATCCTCTTCAATTTGGGCAAGGTGAAGATTATGAAGACTATCCAAGAGATTTAGAACAGGATAGCCAAATTGCAGAACAGGCTCAGGTGGATGTTATCTTTGCACCAACGGTGAAAGAGATGTATCCAAGAGGCCAAAAGACCTTTGTCGACGTAGAAGAGCTTACTGAACCTTTATGTGGTGCTCGTCGCCCCGGTCATTTCCGAGGTGTTACGACAGTCGTATCAAAGCTATTCCATATTGTTACACCTAATTTTGCTTACTTTGGCCAAAAAGATGCCCAGCAAGTGGCTGTAATTACTAGAATGGTACAAGACTTGAATATGAATATAAAAGTTGAAGTTGTACCGATTGTAAGAGAATCCGATGGCTTGGCCATGTCATCAAGAAACGTCTATCTCAATGAAGAAGAGCGAGAAGAAGCTACCATACTATACAAGGCTTTAGAAAAAGCTCGAACAGAAATCTTGCAGGGTCAAAGATGCAGCAAAATGATTGTAGAGTCAATAAAAGAATTCATCGCTCAAAGTGCTAGGGCAAAAATTGACTACATTGAAGTTGTAGACGCCTTTTCCATGGAGCCAAAGCAAGAACTAGTTGGTTCCTGCCTCA containing:
- a CDS encoding TIGR01777 family oxidoreductase → MNFLVTGGTGFVGKALVTRLLEEGHQVWVPTRRREESRTASLHYLAIPREGELLPVSTMRALDGIINLAGENIAGKRWSPEVKRELRQSRITMTRSIVESLRELEKQNSLEGIMKKQPFLLSASAVGYYGTSRAHVFTEDSKVGKGFLAHLCQDWEREALVARDFGVKVALLRFGLVLGPHGGVLKKMDLPFQFGAGGIIGDGEQWISWIHRDDLIKSIFFIMEKELEGPLNIVSPQPLLMRDFMKGLGKVLGRPAWTKLPSPMARLFFGEMAEELLLEGQQVMPSRLQEKGYTFIYRDIEEALRAIYNK
- a CDS encoding ABC1 kinase family protein — encoded protein: MNRYYRIWRITSMFISFFIQVWWYKKREERLGKRAMAPKWTELYQSMAHRFCQTAVQLGGLLIKAGQFFATRVDLLPSEMTNELSQLQDAVPPAPFDHVQKTIHEELGKPINEIFSSFEETALAAASLGQVHQAYLPKGEKVAVKILRPKIHQIIHADFAAIRITMALAKWFTDMPKQLDLDAIYREMHQTFSDELDYRLEIRNAERFRSNFAQFENIYIPRMYKSHSTSKVLTMEFIEGQKIDNYDFLKKHNIDRAELGRRLVQSYLHQVIVDGFFHADPHQGNLYVKEDGTLVFLDFGMVGEISSTTKENLKNLLFSVVERDSEKMVDAMANLGFLRPNANRNLVRKAMEFFLENHTPDQMKEMEKTKNLGPIAAELREFVYDQPMQIPANLIFMGRAGVTASGVAFGLDPTMGAEVAAPYIKKLMDDTDGGLTNVVLKKVKNYGATLIGLPTLLNRTLKKADLGEIYVKVGNLGDIQRAVLFQTRLANRLVLALLTSTATICAVLFYTQNFYEEARGTAAIAALLGLLLLWHSRKKPRDSSQPFHRNGPF
- the panC gene encoding pantoate--beta-alanine ligase, translated to MLILRTIAEMRDWVRTRRQEGKSIALVPTMGYLHQGHVTLLERARKDCEHLVLSIFVNPLQFGQGEDYEDYPRDLEQDSQIAEQAQVDVIFAPTVKEMYPRGQKTFVDVEELTEPLCGARRPGHFRGVTTVVSKLFHIVTPNFAYFGQKDAQQVAVITRMVQDLNMNIKVEVVPIVRESDGLAMSSRNVYLNEEEREEATILYKALEKARTEILQGQRCSKMIVESIKEFIAQSARAKIDYIEVVDAFSMEPKQELVGSCLIALAVYIGKTRLIDNVVVEV
- the folK gene encoding 2-amino-4-hydroxy-6-hydroxymethyldihydropteridine diphosphokinase, which translates into the protein MTASYTRDKIFLKAMDFYGYHGVLEAERVLGQPFQVDVTLEVDLQGAGLRDNLHETINYAQIYEEVRHIMEGEPRALLEAVAETIAATILQGYRLVNAVTVKVAKMKAPIAGHFQSMAVEIHRAINRAYIGLGSNLGEKEKNLEKALVALQYNPSILLQNYSSWYLTQPVGFTEQDAFLNGIAVVDTWLSPQELLHFLLTTEDQMGRQRKERWGPRTLDLDLLLYGKEVIDSENLIVPHERMYERAFVLVPFYEIAPNWIHPSGITTKKYLERLEDEQPTVLQVPKESIKI
- the folP gene encoding dihydropteroate synthase: MGPVQILQIHERQKIYDLIAETGCDPAGTALMVPKALQYLIRIAEVPAKAANLLKQEMLAKGGDCAVSRRTCSLEVETTTAILIGTEKQYKALLQKLKMQPFGLPAVGEQIRLALQRYEQSRYRDLSCRGKTITLGNRTQIMGILNLTPDSFSDGGSYNDIEKALQKMEEMIAEGADIIDVGAESTRPGAVALTAEEEIERLKPFLPELVRHCPVPISIDTYKSKVARFALEQGVHILNDVWGLRHDREIASLAAYYGVPLILMHNQIETNYKDLMAEIIKALEEAIEWALQAQVPEEALVVDPGIGFGKTYEQNLEVMARLSEFRVLGKPILLGTSRKSLIGNTLHLPVTERLEGTLATSVYGIMSGADILRVHDIQAHVRAAKMTDALVRRVK
- a CDS encoding STAS domain-containing protein, whose protein sequence is MKENIQMLNGQVTVRLTGTVSVKEATALREALLEYVEKGHSRFIINMESLDFIDSAGLGVLVAIHKRARQQGGELILQGIKGMVKEVFELTRLTKVFNIQ
- the ndk gene encoding nucleoside-diphosphate kinase — encoded protein: MERTYLMIKPDAVQRGLVGDIISRFEKKGFKLVAMKFIRLTQEMAEKHYGEHADKPFFAGLVQYITSGPVVAMAWEGNDVVAVSREMMGATHPAKAAPGTIRGTYAVDIGRNVIHGSDSVASAEKELAIYFEEAEFVQWDRTVESWIVE
- a CDS encoding HD domain-containing protein, with product MKRIEDILEHPLFQQCLKENEKWEAQRPFCHHNLDHLIDVARIAYAMALEMEDFSSFSKGLGHCCRNQTKEVIYAAAILHDMGKWKQYEEGLDHAIVGAHYCENVLMECGFTALERESIAEAIRCHRHKWKGVSKTFLGSILALADFHSRLCFRCAMQEECNWPERKQRKLIY
- a CDS encoding formate--tetrahydrofolate ligase encodes the protein MKSDIQIAQEATLQPVMKIAEKLSIPAEEVELYGNYKAKISLQAFDRLREQAEGKLILVTAINPTPAGEGKTTTTVGLGDALQQLGKKVVIALREPSLGPSFGVKGGAAGGGYAQVVPMEDINLHFTGDFHAITSAHNLLAAMIDNSLHQGNPLNIDPRQVVFRRVVDLNDRALRNTIVGLGGRTDGVPRESGFDITVASELMAILCLSKDLQDMKERFARIVVAYTYEGTPVTAADLEAQGSMAVLMKDAIKPNLVQTLEHTPAFLHGGPFANIAHGCNSVMATQLALKLGDYCVTEAGFGADLGAEKFFNLKCRFAGLKPACTVVVATVRALKSHGGVKKEDLNKENVEALAKGFENLEKHVENVAKFGVPAVVAINAFPTDTKAELDFLYQRCAELGIEVALSEVWAKGGQGGVELAEKVVRTIETKASNFQVLYESTEPLKEKIRKIVTEVYGGNDVVFTAEAEKHINRFNDLGYRDLPICMAKTQYSLSDDMTKIGRPKDFTVTVREVRLSAGAGFLVVITGSIMTMPGLPKRPAACAIDIDDQGKIVGLF
- a CDS encoding thioesterase family protein, which produces MENLKVGLKSIKEEVVTEVKTAKSYGSGGVDVYATPAMIGLMEGAALSAVDPLLPEGMATVGIHLDVAHLAATPVGMKVRAEAEVIAIEGKKITFHIHAYDDVEKIGEGRHQRFIISLDKFMAKNAAKGEKA